One Fuerstiella marisgermanici DNA window includes the following coding sequences:
- a CDS encoding HD domain-containing protein — protein MEADKLRRKICYAAAQLLNTRQETRFVAARWRAARAITSSYVDSESLPTDLEIRMALQQLVSTVLPAEPLPAESYDQFSDDDSADESDLSESRFDQYLALLEPMDRVRLNRDTHPEGDLLYHSLQVFELAKDARPWDEDFLIAALLHDVGKGIDPFDNHTATLNALHEIVSPRAFWFVENLPTQHRLYDGTIGVRARRRLTAHEDGEELKLLARCDSEGRVPGRPVSSLDEVICFLRELAWE, from the coding sequence ATGGAAGCTGACAAGCTGCGTCGAAAAATCTGCTACGCTGCCGCCCAACTTCTGAACACGCGGCAGGAAACCCGGTTCGTTGCTGCCCGGTGGCGCGCCGCTCGAGCGATCACCAGCAGCTACGTGGATTCGGAATCGCTACCCACGGATCTGGAAATCCGGATGGCGCTGCAGCAACTGGTTTCTACCGTGCTGCCGGCTGAACCCCTGCCTGCTGAGTCGTATGACCAGTTTTCTGATGACGATTCCGCAGACGAATCTGACCTGTCCGAGTCGCGTTTCGATCAATATCTGGCATTGCTGGAGCCGATGGATCGCGTCCGGCTAAACAGGGACACTCATCCGGAAGGCGACCTGCTGTACCACAGTCTGCAGGTGTTTGAGCTGGCCAAAGACGCTCGCCCGTGGGACGAAGACTTCCTGATTGCGGCCCTGTTGCACGACGTCGGCAAGGGCATCGATCCGTTCGACAACCACACGGCGACATTAAACGCGCTCCACGAAATCGTCAGTCCGCGAGCTTTTTGGTTTGTCGAAAATCTGCCGACTCAACATCGCCTGTATGACGGCACAATCGGCGTGCGAGCACGGCGCCGTTTAACAGCTCACGAAGACGGTGAAGAGCTGAAACTCTTGGCACGGTGCGACAGCGAAGGGCGTGTCCCGGGGCGCCCGGTCAGTTCGCTGGACGAAGTGATTTGCTTTCTGCGAGAGTTGGCGTGGGAGTAG
- a CDS encoding ABC transporter ATP-binding protein, which translates to MSSPNVVEFRNVSKTYNYGRPDAFTAVKDINFAVPDVPNHGEFISVLGPSGCGKSTILRMIAGLTPQHPPTTGEVLVEGQRVLGPGPDRGMVFQDYTSFDNRTVLDNVAFGMECRGVSREERHEQARSWIGKVGLNVDSDAGKFPHELSGGMRQRVAIARTLILRPRIILMDEPFGALDPHTRMQMQDLLVNLWREVQATVFFVTHSIEESVYLGDRVFILSRSPGTLLHQIEVEPPDRPALEMQREEGFQKTVFGIRDILEELESANAHAGAM; encoded by the coding sequence ATGTCATCGCCAAACGTCGTTGAATTTCGAAACGTTTCCAAGACATACAACTACGGTCGGCCGGATGCTTTCACCGCCGTCAAAGACATTAACTTTGCGGTTCCCGATGTACCAAATCATGGCGAGTTCATTTCGGTATTGGGCCCCAGTGGCTGTGGCAAGAGTACGATTCTGCGGATGATCGCCGGACTGACACCGCAGCATCCACCGACCACCGGCGAGGTGCTGGTGGAAGGTCAACGAGTGCTGGGACCGGGACCGGATCGAGGGATGGTGTTTCAGGATTACACCAGCTTCGACAACCGCACAGTGCTGGACAACGTCGCCTTCGGTATGGAATGTCGCGGTGTGTCCAGGGAAGAACGCCACGAGCAGGCTCGATCATGGATTGGTAAAGTCGGGCTGAATGTGGATTCAGACGCTGGCAAGTTTCCACACGAATTATCCGGTGGAATGCGGCAGCGAGTCGCGATTGCTCGAACGCTGATTCTACGACCGAGGATTATACTGATGGATGAACCGTTCGGAGCACTCGACCCACATACCCGCATGCAGATGCAGGACCTGCTGGTGAATTTGTGGCGAGAAGTGCAGGCCACCGTTTTTTTTGTAACGCACTCGATTGAAGAATCTGTCTACCTCGGCGACCGAGTGTTCATTCTTAGTCGGTCGCCTGGTACGCTGCTGCATCAAATCGAAGTAGAGCCGCCTGATCGACCAGCTCTGGAAATGCAGCGAGAAGAAGGTTTCCAAAAGACCGTCTTTGGAATCCGTGATATCCTTGAAGAACTGGAGTCCGCTAACGCCCATGCGGGCGCAATGTAG
- a CDS encoding serine/threonine-protein kinase, translated as MSPENCPDEPTIARFAHGLLAEDEAESVVSHIETCAACGVTVEVHARNGDDLIKQLRHASHHDLPPDPDCDRTLGRLREVDVANVLSHKGEDEATAPERIRDYQIVEKLGEGGMGVVFKALHTRMDRTVAIKILSQRHLSRPDRVKRFEREVKAIARLEHPNIVRATDAGEEDGLPFLVMEFVDGADLSSIVRQDGPLPVAEACEVIRQAAVGLQFAHDQGLIHRDVKPSNLILSPTSPEHAGGSSGAGGAAVVKILDLGLARLRSDAATGKETQATEAGDTTEYSAELTRDGLIVGTIDYMAPEQARDGGIADERSDIYSLGCTFYFLLTGQPPFRDDQKGAMTRTLARHQSEAPRPLSDFRRDVPPVVDAVVTRMMDKQPVDRYGAMAEVAASLADTADTADLMRLQNPQKSNAAPRPASRRNSQPATHQGRTGKGRHSGWRRFGLIVMLALFGGAAWFGVTTRKVDVGHGTMEVQFDDNAFEGTVVGETLTLKSLQTGKQQTLKLTAQKTSAPLAPGTYEISVTTDSGLEIVGGPQLTIKTGESHQVVVRYLPTPKPPDAHRRAANRILELTGSTVTVRVAEQEPKLIARPEDLPVKDFELWGLYAMGTEFTNEDAKLLSGLTSLRSLVFYHTAINDDALRAFAQFHRCNYMALAECPVTSAGVIPLVRALRGITHLNVDTTGVGADLVPEVAKCESLQWLGLPSTISVTELQPLSKLKNPIHLRYYAPLKDGDLNLLTKLPLDFVALNALNLTGEGFTHLKSSPTLTSLGLKDGAGVTATSLRDLKSWPALRRLEFSNCDLTGEKLAALSEVRQLQTLQTLQINADSLSSEDLANLKDLPELTTLYLFNAGLSNPDITALKKLLKGCQVITK; from the coding sequence ATGTCACCGGAAAACTGTCCCGACGAACCGACGATCGCCAGGTTTGCTCACGGCTTGCTGGCAGAAGATGAGGCCGAATCGGTCGTGAGCCACATCGAAACATGTGCCGCCTGCGGAGTGACGGTCGAGGTGCATGCCCGTAACGGTGACGATTTGATCAAACAGTTGCGTCACGCATCTCACCACGACCTTCCACCGGATCCCGATTGTGACCGCACTCTGGGACGGTTAAGAGAAGTCGACGTGGCCAATGTTCTCAGTCACAAAGGCGAAGACGAAGCGACCGCGCCTGAGAGGATTCGCGACTACCAGATCGTCGAAAAACTTGGCGAAGGCGGAATGGGAGTCGTGTTCAAGGCTCTTCACACGCGCATGGATCGCACCGTCGCGATCAAAATTCTGTCGCAGCGCCATCTTTCAAGACCGGATCGCGTCAAACGCTTTGAACGCGAAGTGAAGGCGATCGCTCGGCTGGAACATCCCAACATCGTGCGAGCCACCGACGCCGGTGAAGAAGACGGTCTTCCATTTTTGGTCATGGAATTCGTTGACGGTGCCGACCTGTCGTCGATCGTCAGGCAAGATGGCCCGCTACCAGTGGCAGAAGCGTGTGAAGTGATTCGGCAGGCCGCTGTCGGGCTTCAGTTTGCTCATGACCAGGGCCTGATTCATCGAGACGTTAAGCCGTCCAATCTGATTCTGTCGCCGACCTCGCCCGAGCATGCGGGGGGCTCCAGTGGAGCTGGCGGCGCAGCGGTAGTCAAGATTCTGGATCTCGGACTTGCCCGGCTACGCAGCGACGCAGCCACGGGCAAAGAAACGCAGGCGACCGAGGCTGGCGATACCACCGAATACTCCGCGGAACTCACGCGCGACGGGTTGATTGTTGGAACCATCGACTACATGGCCCCCGAACAGGCGCGAGACGGTGGCATCGCCGATGAACGGTCCGATATCTATTCGCTCGGATGCACGTTCTATTTTTTGCTGACCGGCCAGCCGCCATTCCGTGATGATCAAAAAGGAGCGATGACGAGAACGCTCGCTCGGCATCAAAGCGAGGCGCCCCGTCCCCTTTCTGACTTTCGCCGCGACGTACCACCTGTGGTCGACGCTGTTGTCACGCGAATGATGGATAAGCAGCCCGTCGATCGGTACGGCGCCATGGCCGAGGTCGCAGCATCGCTGGCTGACACCGCCGACACTGCTGATTTGATGCGTCTTCAGAACCCGCAAAAATCCAACGCTGCCCCTCGGCCAGCTAGTCGGCGAAACAGTCAACCAGCGACTCACCAAGGCCGTACTGGAAAGGGGCGTCATTCCGGTTGGCGTCGCTTCGGCCTAATCGTGATGCTCGCACTGTTTGGCGGAGCGGCATGGTTCGGCGTCACGACACGAAAGGTCGACGTTGGTCACGGAACAATGGAGGTGCAGTTTGACGACAATGCATTTGAAGGCACCGTCGTTGGCGAAACTCTGACCCTCAAGAGTTTGCAGACCGGAAAACAGCAAACACTGAAGTTGACAGCGCAAAAAACGTCGGCCCCGCTGGCTCCGGGGACGTATGAAATTTCAGTAACGACGGATAGCGGTCTCGAAATTGTTGGAGGACCGCAGCTAACCATCAAAACCGGTGAAAGTCATCAGGTTGTTGTTCGTTATTTGCCGACACCCAAACCGCCGGACGCACATCGCCGAGCGGCAAATCGCATTTTGGAACTCACTGGCAGCACGGTCACTGTTCGAGTAGCGGAGCAGGAACCCAAACTCATCGCCCGGCCCGAAGACCTGCCAGTCAAAGACTTTGAGCTGTGGGGGCTATATGCGATGGGAACCGAGTTCACGAACGAAGATGCGAAGTTGCTTAGCGGACTGACAAGCCTTCGCTCGCTGGTTTTTTACCACACCGCAATCAACGATGACGCTCTCCGTGCATTCGCCCAGTTTCACCGCTGCAACTACATGGCGTTGGCCGAATGTCCCGTGACGTCGGCCGGAGTCATCCCGCTTGTCAGAGCATTGCGCGGGATCACTCACCTTAATGTCGACACAACCGGTGTGGGAGCTGATTTGGTACCGGAGGTCGCGAAGTGTGAGTCGCTGCAATGGCTGGGGTTGCCTTCGACAATCTCCGTGACTGAACTTCAACCGCTGAGCAAACTTAAAAACCCAATTCATCTCCGCTACTACGCGCCGCTAAAGGATGGCGATCTAAACCTACTGACAAAACTTCCCCTGGACTTCGTGGCACTGAATGCTTTAAACCTCACAGGCGAAGGATTCACGCACCTGAAGTCGTCGCCCACGCTGACCTCGCTTGGTTTAAAGGACGGAGCTGGTGTAACTGCGACGTCCCTGCGAGACCTGAAGTCCTGGCCAGCGCTGCGGCGATTGGAGTTCTCTAATTGTGATCTAACTGGTGAAAAACTAGCGGCTCTAAGCGAAGTGCGTCAGTTGCAGACGTTGCAGACGTTGCAGATCAACGCAGATTCGTTGTCTTCGGAGGATCTCGCGAATTTGAAAGATTTGCCAGAGCTGACCACTTTGTATTTATTTAATGCGGGGCTGAGTAATCCCGACATCACAGCCCTGAAAAAACTGCTGAAGGGCTGCCAGGTGATCACGAAGTAA
- a CDS encoding AMP-binding protein → MATIFNGDSVPGKPRHDAPPTTLPGDTSTGATDANPGNPPNRIASADQGGDAVTRTTASSIDRYPVGVPRRLAYPDIPAWGLLERAAMLIPGRAACIYNDVEWTWEELNLDAIRTVECLRRLGVQPGDRVGVLLPNVPEYLIALNGIWRAQAVAVALSPMAVPDEIDRMLEATECKVVICLDMLVSLISGEHRPDKTLLVSLRPQLPLFEQLGYLFLRKRRTGLWWMSANEKVGWFWEEVRGTDSTAQPAASEASKADWSTVPAYILPTGGTTGEPKAVTLSHRNMVANAWQQYYWAGAAVGKETLLAVLPFFHSYGLSTNVMGGAAMVATLIMDHRFNVRKAIRMIEQYRPTVFHAVPAMLVAMNEHLKTHKADLTSLKWVISGGAPLPEAVGREFAEHTGALVVEGYGLSEASPVTHVGPLDDTSSFGTIGLPLPDTACRIVDSETGQVDVAPGEVGELLVRGPQVMLGYWPSVKPGNEDDWLHTGDLARLTPDGLYQIVERKKDLIITSGFNVYPQDVEGVLKKHPSVKDAAVVGEPDERKGEIVKAFVVLNSGARFDEDELKEFCHEHLSSHKRPAVIELCKDDLPRSFLGKVIRRKLRSETPTGEDVASEG, encoded by the coding sequence ATGGCCACGATTTTCAATGGCGATTCTGTGCCGGGCAAGCCCCGCCACGACGCCCCTCCAACAACACTGCCCGGCGATACATCGACCGGTGCCACTGATGCGAATCCAGGTAATCCTCCGAATCGCATCGCTTCTGCAGATCAAGGCGGCGATGCCGTGACGCGGACTACCGCGTCCAGCATCGACCGCTATCCGGTCGGCGTGCCTCGCCGCCTCGCATATCCCGACATACCTGCATGGGGACTGCTTGAACGAGCCGCCATGCTGATTCCCGGGCGTGCCGCGTGCATCTACAACGACGTCGAATGGACGTGGGAAGAACTTAATCTCGACGCCATCCGCACGGTTGAATGCCTGCGTCGTTTGGGAGTTCAGCCCGGTGATCGAGTCGGCGTGCTGTTGCCGAACGTTCCCGAATACCTCATCGCGCTCAACGGTATCTGGCGTGCTCAGGCGGTGGCGGTGGCACTCAGCCCAATGGCTGTGCCGGACGAGATCGACCGCATGCTGGAAGCGACTGAATGCAAAGTCGTGATCTGTCTCGACATGCTGGTGTCGTTGATTTCGGGCGAACATCGCCCCGACAAGACTCTGCTGGTTTCGTTAAGACCTCAGCTTCCCCTGTTCGAACAACTGGGCTATCTGTTCCTGCGCAAACGCCGCACAGGGTTATGGTGGATGTCGGCCAACGAAAAGGTCGGTTGGTTCTGGGAAGAAGTGCGCGGGACAGACTCGACCGCTCAGCCAGCAGCCAGCGAGGCTTCCAAAGCCGATTGGTCGACAGTCCCCGCCTACATTCTGCCCACCGGCGGTACGACCGGCGAACCCAAGGCGGTGACGCTCAGCCATCGCAACATGGTGGCCAATGCGTGGCAGCAGTATTACTGGGCGGGAGCCGCCGTCGGCAAAGAGACACTGCTGGCTGTGCTACCGTTCTTTCACAGCTACGGTTTGTCGACGAACGTCATGGGCGGAGCCGCCATGGTGGCCACGCTGATCATGGATCACCGCTTCAACGTTCGTAAAGCGATTCGAATGATCGAACAGTACCGCCCAACGGTCTTCCACGCCGTGCCTGCGATGCTGGTTGCGATGAACGAGCACCTGAAAACTCACAAGGCGGACTTAACGTCATTGAAATGGGTGATCAGCGGCGGAGCTCCGTTGCCTGAAGCAGTTGGTCGTGAATTTGCAGAACACACGGGAGCGCTGGTCGTTGAAGGCTATGGCCTGTCGGAAGCGTCGCCGGTCACGCACGTGGGGCCGCTCGACGACACGTCCAGCTTTGGCACGATCGGGTTGCCATTGCCGGATACCGCTTGCCGTATTGTCGATTCCGAAACCGGTCAAGTCGATGTCGCGCCGGGCGAAGTTGGCGAGCTATTGGTGCGCGGTCCACAGGTGATGCTGGGTTATTGGCCTTCCGTCAAACCCGGCAACGAAGACGACTGGCTGCACACCGGCGACCTTGCTCGATTGACGCCTGACGGCTTGTACCAAATTGTCGAACGCAAAAAAGATTTGATCATCACCAGCGGTTTCAACGTTTACCCACAGGACGTGGAAGGAGTGCTGAAGAAGCATCCGTCCGTCAAAGACGCCGCAGTTGTTGGCGAGCCTGACGAACGCAAAGGCGAAATAGTGAAGGCGTTTGTGGTGCTGAACAGCGGTGCCAGGTTCGACGAAGACGAACTGAAGGAGTTTTGCCACGAACACCTTTCGTCTCATAAACGGCCGGCCGTTATTGAACTTTGCAAAGATGACTTGCCCCGAAGTTTTTTGGGAAAGGTGATCAGAAGGAAGTTGCGGTCGGAAACGCCGACCGGCGAAGACGTGGCCAGTGAAGGCTGA
- a CDS encoding RNA polymerase sigma factor: MSRPSQTSSTLLERIRECDQEAWVRFVDLYGPTLYGWCRAARLSDDDAADVIQDTFRAVARYLDGFKRESGQKGALTAWLWKVTQSKIRNHWQRIARSEPGQGGSDAQRRLAELPDPFGDLADDESVTGDGSLIIRAAELIRPEFQESTWNAFWRVAIDEQPTDVVAKQLGISVAAVRQANYRVRRRLRQELQGVVTVSEEHPSLEPGI, from the coding sequence TTGTCACGTCCGAGTCAAACATCATCCACGCTTCTGGAACGCATTCGGGAATGTGATCAGGAGGCGTGGGTTCGGTTTGTTGATCTGTACGGCCCCACGCTGTACGGTTGGTGTCGTGCGGCCCGTCTGTCCGACGACGATGCGGCGGACGTGATTCAGGACACCTTCCGCGCCGTGGCTCGCTATCTTGACGGCTTCAAACGAGAATCCGGTCAGAAAGGCGCACTCACCGCGTGGCTGTGGAAGGTGACTCAAAGCAAGATTCGAAACCATTGGCAGCGGATCGCTCGCAGCGAACCCGGTCAGGGCGGCAGCGACGCTCAGCGGCGACTTGCCGAATTGCCAGATCCGTTTGGTGACCTGGCGGATGACGAATCCGTTACGGGCGATGGATCGCTCATCATCCGCGCGGCAGAATTGATTCGACCTGAATTCCAGGAATCCACCTGGAATGCGTTTTGGCGTGTGGCGATCGACGAACAACCCACGGACGTCGTCGCAAAACAACTGGGCATCAGTGTCGCCGCCGTTCGTCAGGCCAACTACCGAGTTCGCCGCCGCCTGCGGCAGGAACTACAGGGTGTGGTGACGGTGTCAGAGGAACATCCATCACTCGAGCCCGGCATTTGA
- a CDS encoding thiolase family protein, translating into MNKPLAILSGMRTPFCKAYTSLTDVHAVDLGVAAVTAALEQAKVDSDSIDEVVMGNVSAPADAANIARVVALKSGIPQDRIAHTVNRNCASGMESILTAWQILNEGRASTIVAGGTESMSGIPLLVRPSAAKLLTALSRAKSMGAKLKVLAKLRPKHFKPVPGVMLGLTDPFCGLNMGQTAEKLAREFNISREDQDRFALDSHVKAAEARERCFLSGEITPLSDVEKDNGPRENQTLAALQKLRPVFDKDGSVTAGNSCPLTDGAAAVVLTTADALDVNSVKPLGYVTGYAIAGCDPSRMGLGPVYATAKLLKQTGLQLSNFDLFEINEAFAAQVLACLAAFESDDFATSELGLSKAVGTIPRDRLNVHGGAIALGHPVGTTGTRMIITLLRALNEQGLHRGLATLCVGGGQGVAMVVETAV; encoded by the coding sequence ATGAATAAGCCACTCGCCATTTTAAGCGGCATGCGAACGCCGTTTTGCAAAGCGTACACCAGCCTGACCGATGTACATGCGGTTGACTTGGGTGTTGCCGCTGTCACTGCTGCCTTGGAGCAAGCCAAAGTGGATTCCGACAGCATCGATGAAGTTGTGATGGGGAACGTGTCCGCTCCGGCCGACGCAGCAAATATCGCTCGTGTCGTCGCGCTAAAGTCAGGGATTCCACAGGACCGGATTGCGCACACGGTTAACCGAAACTGCGCGTCGGGGATGGAATCCATTCTGACCGCGTGGCAGATCCTGAACGAAGGACGAGCCAGCACCATTGTGGCGGGCGGAACTGAATCGATGTCCGGCATTCCCCTGCTGGTTCGTCCCAGCGCGGCAAAGTTATTGACGGCGCTAAGCCGAGCCAAATCGATGGGGGCAAAACTGAAGGTGCTGGCCAAACTGCGCCCCAAACACTTCAAGCCAGTACCTGGAGTCATGCTGGGGCTGACTGATCCGTTTTGCGGACTGAACATGGGACAGACGGCTGAAAAGCTGGCCCGGGAATTCAATATCTCGCGTGAGGACCAGGACCGATTTGCCCTGGACAGCCACGTGAAGGCGGCGGAAGCTCGTGAGCGTTGCTTCTTGTCGGGAGAGATTACGCCACTGTCTGATGTGGAGAAAGACAACGGACCACGTGAGAACCAAACGCTGGCCGCTCTGCAGAAACTGCGTCCAGTTTTCGACAAAGACGGCAGTGTCACGGCAGGCAACAGTTGCCCATTGACCGACGGAGCGGCGGCCGTAGTGCTGACGACAGCTGATGCGCTCGATGTTAATTCAGTCAAACCGTTGGGCTATGTGACGGGTTACGCCATCGCCGGTTGCGATCCTTCGCGAATGGGACTGGGGCCGGTTTATGCAACGGCAAAGCTGCTGAAACAAACCGGGTTGCAATTAAGTAACTTCGATTTGTTTGAGATCAACGAAGCCTTTGCGGCTCAGGTTCTGGCGTGTCTGGCGGCGTTTGAATCCGATGACTTCGCGACCAGCGAACTGGGCCTGTCGAAAGCGGTGGGCACGATTCCTCGCGACAGACTTAACGTACACGGTGGAGCAATCGCTTTGGGGCATCCGGTGGGAACCACGGGAACTCGAATGATTATCACGCTGCTACGAGCGTTAAATGAACAGGGATTGCACAGAGGTCTTGCAACGCTGTGCGTCGGTGGCGGACAGGGAGTCGCAATGGTTGTGGAGACGGCCGTTTAG
- a CDS encoding tetratricopeptide repeat protein: MGEADPLAGAAQEWYKKGTDAMNRQNWDFAVNCFGNSVKMKPDVVLYRQTKHGCCKKMYGDNGSGAKMAGMKLMSIRGKMKKARMKKDWDTLDKLAEDGLLVNPWDPQLYADLGAASKELDRGEIAAYAYSAAVNLDKTNIDFNRGLGDVMLERGEYDKARACFQRIYEADPSDGEARSKMSQIDAEKVMDRGNYEKAESTQDVKADKSGKSGDAGASSAYDADRRRRRGAAPDSVAPGESEEADLRNAIRKDPKNEALYSKLSNVLRDQRKFPQAIEVLDKGLETFNNSVSLQEEKEDIELEIMKDKASEANDRARKNPDKERLKEKADALKKDLVVREIEVLASRIERNKNDMKMRFELADRYRKTKQYKLAIPLFQQASADSRLKEDSLVSLGECFMRTGKMDLGRRQFEKALETLTYKEKPDPFKNAHYCLGRMYEKAKKNELAEHHYTEILSVDYDYRDVLKRLEEIQGGDEFEDFDDD, translated from the coding sequence ATGGGAGAAGCAGATCCATTAGCCGGTGCCGCTCAGGAATGGTACAAAAAAGGCACCGACGCCATGAACCGGCAGAACTGGGATTTCGCGGTCAATTGTTTCGGCAATTCCGTCAAAATGAAGCCCGATGTTGTGCTGTACCGTCAAACGAAACACGGCTGCTGCAAAAAGATGTACGGCGACAACGGCAGTGGCGCGAAAATGGCCGGCATGAAGCTGATGTCGATCCGAGGCAAAATGAAAAAGGCTCGGATGAAAAAGGATTGGGATACGCTCGACAAACTGGCGGAAGATGGACTGCTGGTCAATCCGTGGGATCCTCAACTATACGCCGATCTGGGCGCCGCGTCGAAGGAACTCGACCGCGGAGAAATCGCGGCCTACGCCTATTCCGCCGCCGTGAATCTCGACAAGACCAACATCGATTTTAACCGCGGCCTCGGCGACGTCATGCTGGAACGGGGCGAATACGACAAAGCTCGCGCGTGCTTCCAGCGAATCTATGAAGCTGATCCAAGTGATGGCGAAGCGCGTTCAAAGATGTCGCAAATCGATGCTGAAAAGGTGATGGATCGCGGGAACTACGAGAAGGCCGAATCGACTCAGGACGTAAAGGCGGACAAGTCCGGCAAATCAGGCGACGCGGGTGCATCAAGCGCTTACGATGCCGACCGGCGTCGTCGGCGCGGTGCGGCACCAGATTCTGTCGCTCCCGGCGAATCTGAAGAAGCAGACTTGCGAAACGCTATTCGCAAGGACCCGAAGAACGAGGCATTGTATTCGAAGCTATCGAACGTACTGCGCGATCAGCGCAAGTTCCCGCAAGCCATCGAAGTCCTCGACAAAGGTCTGGAAACCTTCAACAACAGCGTGTCTTTGCAGGAGGAAAAAGAAGACATCGAACTGGAAATCATGAAGGACAAAGCGTCGGAAGCCAACGACCGCGCTCGCAAGAATCCCGACAAAGAACGGCTGAAGGAAAAAGCGGATGCGCTTAAGAAGGACCTTGTCGTTCGCGAAATCGAAGTTCTGGCGTCTCGCATTGAGCGCAACAAGAACGACATGAAAATGCGTTTCGAACTGGCGGATCGTTATCGCAAAACGAAGCAGTACAAGCTGGCGATTCCACTGTTCCAGCAGGCATCTGCCGATTCCCGGCTGAAGGAAGATTCATTGGTGTCGCTGGGCGAATGCTTTATGCGAACCGGAAAAATGGATCTCGGCCGGCGTCAGTTTGAGAAGGCTTTGGAAACGCTGACTTACAAAGAAAAACCGGATCCGTTCAAGAACGCTCACTACTGCCTTGGCCGCATGTACGAGAAGGCTAAGAAAAACGAACTTGCCGAACACCATTACACCGAAATTCTGTCCGTCGACTACGACTACCGTGACGTGCTAAAGCGGTTGGAAGAAATTCAGGGCGGCGACGAATTCGAAGACTTCGACGACGATTAA
- a CDS encoding PDZ domain-containing protein yields MGRSFHTLICVAAVCLATTPADSFAQSKFRKSGGMSSRMGRSGSSGISRGSSFRSGGSSLGQPKSGTSLQSKAPSSRGSSRFGKFGSLKQGGSSTPKLTAPRTTTPGTSFGKGLPIQSGGLSSRKNSNSSFTGQQLKWNSRGANSIKNFSGKSLSGKSLTGKSLSVSKNNLKLINPKFDHSKFKTVPFLPKTNGQKSSSAKSGGNHVHNGHNNNWKHLVHNILHNHNHRNHWCHTRPATCHWWVGYCQPIAHCHTHEIVTCDWSRVRCSTTLHVGAPPQEVQWYLGLKGILLPGKGLGVDTVEPGSPADRVGLQPGMVITVCNGIPLVDEAAMQEAIRISGGTLHLTLLSDDGSQVLEGVAQMARVASVRF; encoded by the coding sequence ATGGGACGTTCTTTCCATACGCTGATCTGTGTGGCCGCTGTCTGCCTGGCAACCACACCGGCGGATTCGTTCGCTCAGTCTAAGTTTCGCAAAAGTGGCGGAATGAGCAGCCGCATGGGGCGATCCGGATCGTCCGGCATTTCACGCGGAAGTAGTTTTCGCAGCGGCGGTAGCTCGCTTGGGCAACCGAAGAGCGGAACATCCTTGCAGTCGAAGGCACCGTCGTCACGCGGTAGCAGTCGATTCGGCAAATTCGGTTCGCTAAAGCAGGGCGGTTCGTCCACACCGAAGCTAACGGCACCTCGCACGACAACACCCGGAACGTCATTCGGCAAGGGTCTGCCGATTCAGTCAGGCGGCCTGAGCAGCAGGAAAAATTCAAACAGCAGCTTCACCGGGCAGCAGTTGAAGTGGAACAGTCGTGGGGCGAATTCGATTAAGAATTTTTCCGGCAAGTCGTTGTCCGGAAAATCGTTAACGGGCAAATCATTGTCCGTCTCGAAGAACAACCTCAAACTGATCAATCCGAAGTTTGATCATTCGAAATTCAAGACCGTGCCGTTCCTTCCGAAGACCAACGGACAGAAGAGTTCGTCTGCGAAGTCCGGCGGCAACCATGTCCACAACGGGCACAACAATAACTGGAAGCACCTGGTCCACAACATCCTGCACAACCACAATCATCGAAACCACTGGTGTCATACACGACCAGCGACGTGTCACTGGTGGGTGGGCTACTGTCAGCCGATCGCTCATTGTCACACTCATGAGATCGTTACCTGCGACTGGTCACGGGTTCGCTGCAGCACAACCTTGCACGTGGGAGCACCACCTCAGGAAGTTCAGTGGTACCTGGGTCTGAAGGGAATTTTGTTGCCGGGCAAAGGGCTGGGCGTTGACACTGTTGAACCGGGATCGCCGGCAGATCGAGTCGGCCTGCAGCCAGGAATGGTGATCACCGTGTGCAATGGTATCCCACTGGTTGATGAAGCAGCCATGCAGGAAGCCATTCGAATATCAGGAGGCACCCTGCACCTGACGTTGCTGTCGGACGACGGCAGTCAGGTTTTGGAAGGTGTCGCTCAGATGGCCCGTGTTGCTTCTGTTCGATTCTGA